The proteins below are encoded in one region of Levilactobacillus namurensis:
- a CDS encoding SDR family NAD(P)-dependent oxidoreductase codes for MSTFNRQSFDLTGKVALITGGASGLGQNYAIALSLYGADIFVVSRQQTGWETTRQKVEANGHQIAFLQQDITEEGCAPQIIQQVIDRFGHLDILVNNAGMQRRDDVLAFKDADWQRVIDVNLNALYYLSHAAAQVMVPQDHGKIINIGSMQSYRAGKYIFPYTASKHAVLGLTKAYADALAPYHIQVNGLAPGYIKTDMTVALQQDPVRGPEIKAHIPSGDWGVPDELMGPMVFLASAASDYVTGVMLPVDGGYLLR; via the coding sequence ATGTCTACGTTTAATCGTCAAAGTTTTGATTTAACCGGTAAAGTGGCGCTAATTACTGGTGGGGCTAGTGGTTTAGGCCAAAACTACGCCATAGCCCTATCGCTATACGGGGCTGATATCTTCGTGGTCAGTCGGCAACAGACCGGCTGGGAGACCACCCGGCAAAAAGTTGAAGCCAACGGCCACCAAATTGCTTTTCTGCAGCAAGACATCACGGAAGAAGGGTGTGCCCCCCAGATCATCCAACAGGTGATCGACCGTTTCGGCCATCTGGATATCCTGGTCAACAACGCGGGGATGCAACGCCGTGATGACGTCTTGGCCTTTAAGGACGCCGATTGGCAAAGAGTCATCGATGTCAACCTCAACGCGCTCTACTACCTGTCACACGCTGCCGCCCAAGTGATGGTCCCACAAGATCACGGTAAAATCATCAACATTGGGTCCATGCAGTCTTACCGGGCGGGAAAGTACATCTTTCCTTACACCGCCAGTAAACACGCCGTTTTAGGCCTCACTAAAGCCTACGCTGACGCACTGGCGCCCTACCACATCCAGGTCAACGGCCTCGCACCCGGCTACATTAAGACGGACATGACCGTTGCACTCCAGCAGGACCCAGTTCGGGGGCCCGAAATCAAAGCGCACATCCCTTCCGGTGACTGGGGTGTCCCGGACGAACTCATGGGACCCATGGTCTTTCTAGCCAGTGCCGCTTCCGATTATGTCACGGGGGTCATGTTACCCGTAGACGGCGGGTATCTCCTACGGTAA
- a CDS encoding aldo/keto reductase, with protein sequence MPESILNQRITLNNGVTIPRLGLGSWKASNTATDQAVSAAIQQGYRLIDTAKQYGNEAGVGAGIRNGLLATGLNRKDLFVTTKVYNGDQGYDSTLRAFDQTLKQLQLHYVDLYLIHWPVDGKYIDTWRALEELYRNGQVRAIGVSNFDQERLTNLLDKTAVTPVINQMEFNPLNQERGLRQLMRLTGIQLEAWSPLGGGASLNQPVIQELAHKYHKTPAQIILRWDDQENIVTIPKSVHSGRILENSQIDDFTLSEHDVAAIQALDQEKRGLWYDDFAWHNPTDPKAMKDFVSSWDDTAKYQK encoded by the coding sequence ATGCCAGAATCTATTTTAAATCAACGTATCACCTTGAATAACGGTGTCACGATTCCACGGTTAGGCTTAGGCTCCTGGAAGGCGTCTAATACGGCGACTGACCAGGCGGTGAGTGCAGCCATTCAACAGGGCTACCGGTTGATCGACACCGCTAAACAGTATGGTAACGAAGCCGGTGTAGGTGCTGGGATTCGCAATGGTCTGTTAGCCACGGGCTTGAACCGAAAAGATCTCTTTGTGACCACCAAGGTGTATAACGGCGACCAAGGGTATGACAGCACGCTACGGGCTTTTGATCAGACCTTGAAGCAGTTACAGCTCCATTACGTCGATCTCTATTTGATTCACTGGCCAGTCGATGGGAAGTATATCGACACTTGGCGCGCCTTAGAGGAACTTTACCGTAACGGCCAGGTGCGCGCGATTGGAGTTTCTAACTTCGACCAAGAACGTCTAACGAACTTGTTAGATAAGACAGCGGTGACGCCAGTGATTAACCAGATGGAATTTAATCCGCTTAATCAAGAACGTGGGCTACGCCAGTTGATGCGGCTCACCGGGATTCAGTTGGAAGCCTGGTCCCCACTAGGCGGCGGGGCATCGTTGAATCAACCCGTGATTCAAGAATTGGCGCACAAGTACCATAAGACGCCCGCGCAGATTATCTTACGGTGGGATGATCAAGAAAATATTGTGACGATTCCTAAGTCCGTTCATTCCGGGCGCATCTTGGAAAACAGCCAGATTGACGACTTTACGTTGAGTGAGCATGACGTGGCGGCCATTCAAGCACTCGACCAGGAGAAGCGGGGCTTGTGGTATGATGATTTTGCTTGGCATAACCCGACGGATCCTAAAGCGATGAAGGATTTTGTCTCATCTTGGGATGATACGGCCAAGTATCAGAAGTAA